The genomic stretch ATAATTCACAGCCAATAGGGCCACCGCCTAACACCACTAAGCGTTTAGGGGGCGTATCGAGTTTGGCAAAGGTTTCCCATAAGGTATCACTGGTAACATAACCCACATCATTTAAACCAGGCAGTGGCGGCACAAATGGTCGCGCACCGGTGGCAATGACAATACTTTTGGTAGTCAAACGTTCGATACTGCCATCTTGAGCTTTGATTTCCACCGTCCAAGGATCCACGATAGTGGCGTAACCGGTTTTTACCTCAACTCCAAGCCCAGTGTAACGTTCAATGCTGTCATGCGGTTCGACTTGCGCCACCACATCGTGCACACGTTGCATCACTTTTTTAAACGAGAAGGTCGGGTTGTGACTGTCTAATCCATAATTTTCAGCATGACGAAATTGTTCGGCAACCTTGGCGCTTTTAATGATGGCTTTACTGGGTACACAGCCATAATTTAAGCAATCGCCACCCATTTTGTGTGTCTCGACTAACGTGACTTTTGCGCGCACGGTGGCGGCAATATAACTACTGACTAAACCTGCGGCGCCACCACCAATCACCACCATATTTCGATCGAATTGCTTAGGTTTGGTCCATTTTGCATAGACACGACGTTTTTGAATCGATGAGATGATGGATTTAGCGATCAAAGGAAAAATGCCTAATAAAGCAAAAGAAATAATCAAGTTAAAAGAGAGTATGCCTTTTAAGCTATCTAATTGAGCCAGTTGGGTGCCAGCATTAACATAAACAATGGTACCTGCCAGCATCCCAATTTGACTCACTAAGTAAAAGGTGAGGGTTTTAATTTTGGTTAAACCCATTAAGAGATTAATTAAAAAGAAAGGGAATACCGGCACCAGACGCAGTGTGAACAAGTAAAATGCACCATCTTTTTCAATTCCTTGATTGATGGATTTTAGCCTGCTAGAAAACTTCTTTTCAATTGACTCACGTAATAGATAACGGGACACCAGAAAGGCTAATGTCGCCCCAATGCTCGATGCAAAAGAGACGATCAATAGGCCAGTGGCTAACCCAAATAAACCACCGCCAGCGAGGGTTAATATAGCGGCGCCAGGTAAAGATAACGTGGTAACAATGACATAGATAAAAAAGAAGGCAGAAGCTACTAGAATAGGGGAGGTCTGCTGCCAATGTTGGAAGTCGTCCATGCGATACTTAATCCCATCAAGTGTTAACACATGATGAAGATCGAGTGCAAAAAACACGATGACCAAGACAACGGCACTTGTGAGTATCACTATTTTTTTTAACATAATCATTCCATTTATAATGTGGCGAGAAAATCCAATTACTCTCGATTAATAATTAAGAAAGGTTTTTTTATTTATTAATTTCAAATTTATATCATCTTTTTTAATTGTGTGAGCAAGAAACCAAAAGGCTTTTAGAAGATCCCTACAAAAAAAATAAGATTATATGTCGATGTATTGATGGGGTGAGTGGGATGGTGTTTTCACATTGCTAATTATGATATTTGGCATGTTCATGTGAGTGGAGGGATAAGAGGTAAAAAGGCCAGTAGATGCTGACCTTTATTTTTTGTATGGGTTATAAAACCGCAGCGATACCTTTACATAATGGACCCATATTATTTTTGGTCATGCCAGCAACACTGATACGGCCAGAGCCAACAATGTAGATTGCAAACTCATCTTTTAATCGTCCTACTTGGTCTTTATTTAAGCCAGAGAAAGAGAACATACCATTTTGAGCTTCAATAAAACTAAAGTCTTGCGTCACGCCTTCATCTTTTAGCGTTTGCACAAATAGAGTACGCATCTCTTGAATTCGATCGCGCATCTCTGCCACTTCTTGCTCCCATTCGCTGCGCAGTGCTGCATTGTTTAAGATATGCGTTACGACTGCCGCGCCATGTGCGGGTGGGTTAGAGTAAATAGAACGAATGATTTTTTTCACTTGAGAAAACGCAGTGGTCGCGACGTCAGTATTTTTTGCGACCAGAGTGAAAGCACCAACACGTTCGTTGTACAAACCGAAGTTTTTCGAGAACGAACTGGCCACCAGAATTTCTTCACAGTATTGTGCAAAAATACGCAGACCGGCAGCATCTTCTTCAACCCCTTTAGCAAAACCTTGATAAGCAAAATCAAATAATGGCAACAAGCCTTTTGCCGCGCATAGTTTTGCCAACTGTTCCCATTCAGCCGCAGTTGGATCGATACCGGTTGGGTTATGACAGCAACCGTGCAGTAGAATGACATCACCCGCTTGTGCCGCTTCAAGGCTAGTTAACATAGCATCGAAATCTTTATCGTGAGTTTCTGCGTTGTAATAGTTGTATTGCGCGGTTTCAACGCCAGCGGCGGTAAAGACACCAATATGGTTGGCCCACGTTGGGTTTGATATCCAGATTTTACCGGCGTCTAATTCACGCTTAATAAATTCACCTGCGACACGCAACGCGCCAGTACCACCAGGAGCTTGTGCAGTTTTGGCTAATTTGTCACTAATGATTTTAGCCTCAGCGCCAAATAGTAATTTCTGCACAGCAAGACCATATTCAGCCGTACCTTCAATCGTCAGGTATGATTTGGTTTTTTCTGATTCTAAAAGTGCCGCTTCCGCTTTTTTAACGGTCGCAAGAACAGGGGTTTGTCCGGCTTCATTTTTGTAAATGCCTACCCCTAAGTTGATTTTAGTGGCGCGTGTATCACTTTTAAACTCTTCAGTTAAACCGAGAATAGGGTCGGCAGGTGCTGCAGGTACTTTTTCAAACATAAATCCGTCCATGTATATGAGTAATTGATTCGATTATTTATACCGTTAACCTCTCGGGGATTCAACTGTAAATCGACTTGGTTTATCAATTAAACACTGGTTAACCCTGCTCAGTCGAGAATTTGAAATGAAAGATTAAATATATTGCGACCGCGCTTGCCAGTTATGTAAAGGATCTAGGTAAACCACTCGTTTACATATAAAACACTATGTTCAAGATAAGTCCTTTCTATTGTATACAATTTAATAACAATTCCGATATAATGGCATTATGCGCAATTAACATAATGGACAATATGACAAAGCCCCTCACATTAGTCACTGAACGCAATAAAATGATGTTACTTGTCATTGGCGTTATGCTGATCGCAGCAAACCTCCGAGCGCCAGTGACTGGCATTGCGCCGATGATTGATTTAATTTCAAACTCTTTCCATTTGTCGGCGACTCAAGCTGGCATGTTGACCACATTACCGCTCATTGCGTTTGCATTATTTGCTCCACCGTCGGCTTATTTGGCCAAAAAGTTTGGTTTGGAATACACCATATTTTCTGCATTGGTTCTTATTGCGGCAGGATTGCTGTTTCGATCATTTGGCAGTGTCAGTGCGCTATTTATTGGCACCGCCTTAATTGGCCTTGGAGTCAGTATCGGTAATGTGTTGTTGCCGATTGTGGTCAAACGAGATTTCCCAATGAAAGTGGCGATCATGACCTCGAGTTATGTTTTGGCAATGGGGATAGCTTCCGGCGCGGCCTCTGCATTTTCAATTCCACTGGCGAATGATTATGGTTGGGGCTGGCAAGGAGCTTTGGCTGCATTATCGGCCTTAACCTTTATTGCGATGATTTTTTGGCTACCGCAACTGCGCTATAATAGTAAACCCAGCCCTGTCAATACGTCAGGAAGCACGTCTACTAATCTATGGAGTAAAGCGTTGGCATGGCAAGTATCATTTTACTTAGGTCTGGGATCGTATTTTACTTACACTATGATTGCTTGGCTGCCGAGCCTGTTAATACAATCTGGTTTTAGTTCTGAAGAAGCGGGAATGGTACACGGCGTATTTCAAATCGGCACCGCACTACCAGGCATCTTTATTATCCCGTTAATGGCAAAATTAAATGATCAGCGTTTACCTGCGTTTGGGATCTGTGCTATCGCGGCAACTTGCGCTGTTGGATTATTATATTTACCGCAATTTGCTTATGTTTGGTCATTTTTATTAGGTTTATGCTCTGGGGCTTGGTTTATTTTAGGTTTGTCGTTTATTAGTTTTCGCACCAACAGTCCATTACAAGCCACAACGCTTTCAGGTATGGCACAATTTATTGGTTATTCATTAGCGGCTATTGGCCCTATGTTAGGGGGGTATTTACACACGCTCAATAATGGCTGGAGTGAAATGATCACCATGATAGTGATAGTCTGCGTCACTTCTGCAACATTAGGTTTATTTGCCGGGCGTAGAGTAACAATTGATGAATAATTTATTTAACTATGTCGCCGCCATAAAAAATGATGAGACCCATAAAATTAAAAAGTGGGAATGTAAATCAGAAGAATTAAATGAAGAGGATGGCGTTGTTACTGAGATCAAAGAATATGATTTCTTCTTTCATAATGGCGTTGTGATCAAACAAAGCATAGAGCGAGAGATCGGTGAAATGGATTCGGATCTTGTTTGCCAAGAATGTTTTATTAGTTATGAATTAATATCTGAACCGACTTCTTTGGATATCAGACCAAAGCGAAAAAATTTCATTAATATATGCCAAGAGAGCTTTTGGCTTAAAATTAATAAAACGCACAGTTTGTTATGAAATTTTTAAGTTTGGAAAGTGTAAACCTTATTTAGGACGAGACACATTCAACAAAAAAAGCCTATCCATTTTGATTGGACAGGCTTTATTATTTATATGGTTAAATTTCTAATTAGGAAACTCTGAATTAGAAACTTGCGCTGCGTGGTGTACGTGGGAATGGGATCACGTCACGAACGTTGCCCATGCCAGTAACATAAGACACTAAACGCTCAAAACCAAGACCAAAGCCAGCGTGAGGAACGGTGCCGTAACGACGTAGATCACGGTACCAAGACATGTGTTCAGGGTCGATACCCATCGCAATCATACGAGCATCAAGCACGTCTAAACGCTCTTCACGCTGTGCGCCACCAATGATTTCGCCGATACCAGGTGCAAGGACATCCATTGCTGCCACAGTTTTACCATCATCGTTTAGACGCATGTAGAACGCTTTAATGTCTTTCGGGTAGTTTTTCACGATAACCGGTGCTTTGAAATGCTCTTCTGCAAGGTAACGTTCATGCTCAGAAGACATATCGATTCCCCATTCAACATCAAATTCAAACTTACGGCCTGAATCTTGTAGAATTTGGATAGCATCGGTGTAATCCACTTGAGCAAAGTCAGAATCAACAAATTGCTCTAGGCGAGTGATGGCTTGTTTATCAATGCGAGAGGCAAAGAATTCAAGATCATCACGACGCTCTTCAAGTACGGCAGCAAAGACATATTTAAGCATATCTTCAGCAAGTTTTGCGGCATCGTTTAGATCAGCAAAAGCAATTTCAGGTTCAACCATCCAAAATTCTGCTAAGTGACGGCTGGTGTGCGAGTTTTCAGCACGGAAGGTTGGGCCAAAAGTGTACACTTTACTTAAGGCACAAGCATAAGCTTCAGCATTAAGTTGACCTGATACGGTTAGGAAAGTTTCTTTACCGAAGAAGTCTTCGTTGTAATCGACATTACCTTTGTCATCTAAAGGCAGGTTGTTATGATCCAGTGTTGAAACGCGGAACATTTCACCCGCGCCTTCTGCATCGGATGCAGTAATAAGCGGAGCAGAAACCCAAAAGAATCCTTGCTCGTGGTAAAAACGGTGAATAGCTTGTGATAAGCAGTTACGCACGCGAGCCACAGCGCCGATCACGTTAGTACGCGGGCGAAGGTGAGCCACTTCTCGTAAGTATTCAATTGAGTGACGTGTTTTAGCCATTGGGTAAGTATCAGCATCTTCAACCCAACCAACGACTTTTACTGCGGTAGCGGCAAGTTCAAAATCTTGACCTTTAGCAGGAGACTCAACAATCTTACCTGTCACTTCAACAGAACAACCGGTCGTGAGTTTTAATACTTCGTCTTGGTAATTATTCAGTTCATTTGGGACCACGGCCTGGATCGGGTCGAAACAAGAACCATCGTAAATGGCAAGGAAAGAGATCCCAGCTTTGGAATCGCGACGTGAACGGATCCAACCGCGAACAGTGATTTCACTGTCTACCGCTAATTTGCCGTTTAGAACGTCTGTTACAGGCGCGTAAGTCATTTTATTCTCCATTAAAACACCCATCATTGACGACGAAAGGGTGCAATCTGTCTTAAATTTGTACGATGAAAATCGCATCGCAATTACCTGATATATTACCTGTCATAGCCTCTGCTTCAACCTTTAATTGTGGGTTTCATTGCATTTTTAGCCTGTTAAACGCGATTTGCATCCTTAATTCGATAAATTAGTGTTAATTACAAGCAAACTAATGGCTCAACTCTCGTTACAATGACAATAGACATGAAACATTGAAGCGTTCAAATAAAGAGGTGGATGTGAAATATTGATTACCGAATTTAAGCCTATCAAATGTAAAGATAGCCACAGGATTAAGCGTTGCGATACTCGTCAGTGGGTGTTCAACCATTGGTGGCGATCAGGTTTCAATTGGCTCAGCCGACGAAATTAACCAAAATATAACTTTAAAACAAGATCCTCTCACTCGAAGCGCTGACTTACAAACGGCGTCTTATTGGACCAAATGTGATGGCAAATTTGATGGGGCGGGGTATCGATATCGCACATCGGTTTACGCCAATGGCCATCAACAAACGCAACTGTATGTTCGGTTGAAGTCCTCACAAGGCCCTTACGGCATCAACAAAGCATTTGATGATAGTGAGCAATATAAGGTGACGGTTTATCAACCTGAAAATAAATCCGATTCGGTGGTGTATGAAAATTTCGCGTTGGATATCTCGCCTCAGCAATTGAAAGCTGCCGCAGAAGGGCCATTAAGCTTACATTTTGTTGGTGATAAAAATCGTTGTGATATTGTGGTCGAAAAACCGGTCAGTTGGGTGTTTGATATGAACTTGGATGCCTTACTCAAACAGGTCGAAAAATTAAAAGCAACGCAGAAATAAAATATAGAGATTTAGATACTTAGAGATAGCAAAATCAAAAAGCGCGTTTAATTTTCAAACAGAAAGTTAAACGCGCTTTTTTTAGTGTCGATTATTAATCGTCGGTCTCAGATATTAGGTTTTAACAAATCACTTTAATTGCCAATCCACCTTGTGAGGTTTCACGGTATTTTGAGTTCATGTCTTTACCGGTTTCTAGCATGGTTTCAATCACTTTATCCAATGAAACGCGTGGCTCAGATGAGCGGCGCATTGCCATACGAGTCGAGTTGATTGCTTTCACTGCCGCAATACCGTTACGCTCGATACACGGAACTTGCACTTGTCCTGCCACAGGATCGCAAGTTAAGCCTAAGTTATGCTCCATGCCAATTTCAGCCGCCATACACACTTGCTCAGGACTGCCGCCTAACAATTCTGCAAGACCCGCTGCCGCCATAGAACAAGCCACACCAACTTCACCTTGGCAACCAACTTCTGCGCCAGAAATTGAAGCATTTTGTTTGTATAAACCGCCAATTGCGCCAGAGGCGGCAAAATAGCGAATGTAATCTTTTTCGGTCACGGTCTGAATAAACTTATCGTAATACGCTAATACCGCAGGAATAATGCCACATGCCCCATTGGTTGGCGCTGTCACCACACGACCACCCGCCGCATTTTCTTCATTCACCGCAAAAGCGTACATATTGACCCAATCGATTACTGCCATTGGATCGGTTGAGGTATTGGATGAGGTTAATAGCTGTTGACGTAATGCAGAAGCACGACGCGGCACACGCAATGGTCCAGGCAAAATACCTTCTGTATTCATGCCTTTTTCCATACATTCGCGCATGGTTTTCCAGATGTTAGCAAAATAGGTACGAACATCATCACTTGAATGTTGCGCGCTTTCATTTTTCATCACTAAGGTACTGATCGACAAACCATGCTCTTTGCATAGGCTCAATAACTCGGTAGCTGAATTAAATTCGTAAGGGGTACTAAATGCAGATTCTTGCTCTTTACCAAAGTGCTCTTCATCGACAATAAAGCCACCACCGATAGAGTAGTAAGTTTTACTGTAAGACACTTCACCATCCACCCATGCGTGAATTTGCATACCATTTTCATGCAAAGACAAGTTAGAGTTATGGAAGTTCATGCTGCCTTCTTTAGGAAACTCTACCGTATGACAATGCATACCAACCGGTAGACGCTCGGTTTCAGCCACGCGCGCAATGAAGCCTGGAATAGCGTCAATATCTACATGTTCTGGCGTATTTCCTGCCAATCCCATAATGATAGCGATATCAGTTTGGTGACCTTTCCCTGTCAGCGATAATGAACCGTAAACATCGACAGTAATTTTAGTAATATCACGCAATGTACCCATGCCGCGAAGGTCATCAATAAATTGTTTACCGGCTTTCATTGGGCCAACAGTGTGAGAGCTCGAAGGGCCAACGCCAATTTTGTAGATATCAAAAACACTGATCATGTTATTTACCTCTAATTAAGCCCCTTAAAAGTAAGAGGCTTATATTATTTATAGTTTTCTAATGGTTAGCTAAATGTGCAGTGATTAGAAAAGGCTGTAGATTACTGAAGTAATAGCGGCAACACCACATACTGCAGTGAAGATTTGTGCAATAGGTGAAGTTTTGAATTTCGCCATCGCAGGAACATTACGCATTGCGTAGATAGGAAGAATGAACAAGATAGCAGCAATCATTGGAGAGCCGATAGATTCAATCATACCTAAGATGCTTGGGTTGATGATAGAGATGATCCAAGTTGTCAACACGATAAACACAAGAGACAATTTTTTTACTTTCTTCTCTTCCATTCCTGAACGAGATTTTACTAGACCAACCAAACCTTCATGTGCACCAAGGAAGTGACCGAAGTAGCTTGACGTGATCGCCGCGAAAGCAACGATTGGACCTAAGTAAGAAATCATTGGAGAAGAGTGAATGTTAGCCAGGTAAGACAGAACACTGATGTTTTGTGCTTGTGCTTCGCCAAGTTGTGCAGGAGTTAAAGAAAGAACAACAGAGAATACGAAGAACATAACGAAAACCATCAACATAGTCGCTGCGCCACCTGTGATCATATCGGTTTTCTTAGCCGCGTTATCACCGTATGTACGACGTTGCTCTTTCGAGAACTGGCTGATGATTGGGCTGTGGTTAAAAGAGAACACAATGATAGGAATAGCAAGCCAAATGATCTTAGGCATAGCAACCCAATCTGGTGTGACTTCAGCCATTGAAGTGTTCCACTCTGGAATAAGGAAGATAGAAAGCGCAAGTAAGATGAATACTAATGGGTAAACCATGGCAGAGGTTACTTTCAGCATTAAATCTTTACCGAAGATCACGCCACAAGTCATTAATGAAATCAATGCACCAGACAGTAACCAACGAGGAATGGATTCCATGCCGATTTGATTCACTAAGAAAGAATCTACGGTATTAGTGATGCCCACACCGTAGATAAGTACGATAGGGTAGATTGCAAAAAAATATGCAAAAGTAATGATGGTCGCGCCAGTTTTACCAAAGTGTTCTTCAACAACATCGGTAATATCTGCATTAGGATTTTTAGAAGAGAGAACGAAACGTGCTAACCCTTTATGCGCTAGCCAAATCATAGGCATTGCAATGAGAGCCAAAATGACTAATGGCCAAAAACCACCCGCACCGGCTTTGATTGGAAGAAATAATACGCCAGCACCAACCGCGGTACCGAAAAGTGATAAAACCCATGAAAAATCTTTATAGGTCCATTTGCTCGACGCTGCTGCGCTTTGCGTTGTTGTATTGGTTGTAGTTTGCATAATATGAATTCTCTTAATTTTGGGAACAGGAAGAATTGGCGAAGATTATGCGCGTTTGAATGCTAAAAAACACGATCGAAATCAAGTAATTTCAGATAATGAAAGGGAGGGACGCATAACTTGCGCTGTGTCACAAAGTTAGCTTCATTCGCATTAGTTTTACTAATGAAGTGATAATCAGTGGTTATTATGTGCTACAGATTATTTTAAGCTATAAAATTTATTTAGGGTTTAAATTGCAACTGATTTTGAAGTGATTGAATGATTTGTCCTGTAACACCCCAAATAAAGTATTTTTGATAGTGAATAGAAAAAATAGGATGCTGATTTCCGCGTAGGATCATGGTTGAGGTGTGCAAGTTTTGCGGATTAAAAAGGTAGTTGGCAGGGACTTCAAACACGCTATCGACTTCATTAGGATCGATTACACAACGATAATCCTGTTTCACTAACGCGACAAATGGCGTAATTTCAAACTGACTAACGGTAACTAAAGAGGGCAATTGACCAAGCAGTTGAATTTGGTTGGTTAAGACGCCGACCTCTTCGTTGGTTTCTCTTAATGCGGTATCGGCAAGCGAGCGATCAAATAATTCATATTTGCCACCCGGAAAGCTCACTTCGCCCGCATGGTGCTTTAAATGCGAAGCTCGTTTGGTAAATAGAACATAGATGCCATCAGGTCGATCGATACAAGGAATAAGTACGGCCGCTTTTCGCAATGACTGTTTATTAAGATGCGCGATCCTTCGCAAACTGTCAGCATGATATTGACTTGGCGTCGTTAATGAAAATTGTCGCAGCAGTTGATCTCGCGTCATGCTTTATCCTTAAAGCTCAATCCATCCCTTTATTATAGATTTGTTCGCTGGGTCTTGAAGTGAGCTTGATTAGACTTTCGATAATATGGGCAAAATTCGACTCACCTTATCAAGGGTTTCTTGATATTCGGCTTCCATTTCACTGTCTGCCACAATGCCACCGCCTGCCCAAGCGTATAAATGCTGTTGATAGGCAATCAGAGTACGAATGGTAATGTTGCTGTCCATGTTTCCACAACGGCTAATATAACCAATGCTGCCACAGTATATGTTGCGACGATGGGGTTCTAATTCTTCAATGATCTGCATGGCACGAATTTTGGGGGCGCCCGTGATTGAACCACCTGGAAAACAAGCGCGTAATAAAGAAGAAGGGGTTTGATTGTCATCAAGTTGAGCGCGAATGGTGCTAACTAAATGGTGCACTGCTGGAAAACTCTCTACTTCGAATAATGCTGGCACGGTGACGCTACCTGGTTTTGCCACTCTGCCAATATCGTTACGCAGCAAATCGACGATCATTAAGTTTTCAGCCTGATCTTTTTGGGCGCGTTGGAGTTGTTGTGCAAGTTGCGCATCTTCGATTGGATCAAGACTGCGCGGGCGAGTACCTTTGATCGGTTTGGTTTCGATCACCCGTTTTGTTGATGGTTTGCAATCGGTTGTGAGAGGGTCAACTGAGAGTGGTCCAACTGAAGCGACACAAGGCTGATTTTCTAATGACAAAAACCGTTCAGGCGAAATGCTTAGCACTGCGATTTCATCGGTACGAATAAAAGCAGAAAAAGGCGCATGATTACTGGTTTCTAATGCTTGATAGGCTTGCCACTCACTACCTTGATAAGCGGCATTAAAACGCTGCGCTAGGTTGATTTGATAACAATCACCGGCGGCTAAGTATTCTTTGATCAGCGAAAATTTTTGCCCGTATTCAGATTTGGTCATGTTGGATGACCAGTCACTCTTTAATCTAAACGATTCATTGATATCGACTTGCTGTTGATAAAGACATTTTTGATTTTCTAGCCATTGCTGATACTGAGGTAAGTTCTGGCCGACTAGATAGGCACGTTGCAATTGATGATCGACGACCAGAGCCCACTCATATAAACCGACCGCCATATCAGCAGTAGGAATATCGGCGCTAGCAGTGGTTGGCATGGTCTCAACCTGACGACCTAAATCATAACTAAAGTAACCCAGCGCGCCCCCAATAAAAGGAATGTCGTCAATGGGCGCAAGGCTTGGCAATAATAAATCTTGGTAATGGGCTAATAATTCAAATGGATCTTGGCTTGAGTAAATGGGATTACCAGCATCGGAAGATATCGTGATCTGAGTCGTTGCAGCGTGAGTGACTAAAGTTGCGATCGGATTGGCGACTAAAATATCAAAGCGATTATTGGGATGACCTTGCGCCGCTGAGCGTAACAACATTGCCCAGGGTAAATGTTGCAGATGAGAGAAATAGGTCAGACTTAAATCTGCTGAATACTCAAGCGATTGAACGCAA from Vibrio algicola encodes the following:
- a CDS encoding chorismate-binding protein; the protein is MKIAQPHSVCVQSLEYSADLSLTYFSHLQHLPWAMLLRSAAQGHPNNRFDILVANPIATLVTHAATTQITISSDAGNPIYSSQDPFELLAHYQDLLLPSLAPIDDIPFIGGALGYFSYDLGRQVETMPTTASADIPTADMAVGLYEWALVVDHQLQRAYLVGQNLPQYQQWLENQKCLYQQQVDINESFRLKSDWSSNMTKSEYGQKFSLIKEYLAAGDCYQINLAQRFNAAYQGSEWQAYQALETSNHAPFSAFIRTDEIAVLSISPERFLSLENQPCVASVGPLSVDPLTTDCKPSTKRVIETKPIKGTRPRSLDPIEDAQLAQQLQRAQKDQAENLMIVDLLRNDIGRVAKPGSVTVPALFEVESFPAVHHLVSTIRAQLDDNQTPSSLLRACFPGGSITGAPKIRAMQIIEELEPHRRNIYCGSIGYISRCGNMDSNITIRTLIAYQQHLYAWAGGGIVADSEMEAEYQETLDKVSRILPILSKV